In the Granulosicoccus antarcticus IMCC3135 genome, CAACATGCGCGAGACCCGCTCGGACTACTACATGGCCGACTTTCGCTCGCGCAAATATGACAAACAGGGACAGATCGAATATACGATTCGGGGTGAGACACTGGCGCACTACCCGGATAATGATCGATCCGAAATAACGGCGCCGCGAGTCGAGCTGAATCGTGAAGGTGCTCAGTGGCAGATTCAATCCGATAGCGGCACTTTTGACACCTCCCCAGACCTGTTCACCCTGCACGGCGATGTTATTGTCAAACGATCTGCAGCGGACTACGACCCGATCACCATACGTACCAGCACCTTGACGGTAGCCACCGAGTCCAATGAGGTCAGCACCGATGCCGTCATCGAAATCAGTGCGCCGGCCTGGCGTCTGCAGGCGACGGGCCTGAAATCAGCCATTGATCAAGGTAAGCTCTCCCTGCTTTCCGAAGTCACCGGACGCTACGAGGTACCTGGCCCGTGAAACCTGAACATGAAAACCAAAAACAGACTTCCTCGCAATCAAGGTCATCTTTCATGAGCAGGCTGCTCCTGAGCACGCTGCTATGCATCTACGCAGCGCTACTCAATCCGGCTCTGGCACGCGAAAATGATCTTGCCCAGCCAATCGAAGTACAGGCAGACAAGTCTGAATTCGACGAAGTGGCCGGCACCCAGACTCTCACTGGAAATGTCGAAATTACTCAGGGAAGCATGCGTATAACCGCTGACCACATTGCCATTTTATTGAAAAACAATGCCTTGAGCACGATTACCGGCAACGGCTCACCCATCCGCTTCGAACAAGAGAACGAGGCCGGCGAACTGATGAGTGGCCAGGCAGAGCGTATTTCCTACGATGCTCTGGCAGGTGTACTGACACTCGAAGGCAGTGCAACCTTGAGCCAGCCGAAACAGGAACTGGTCAGCGAACGCATCACCTTTAACGCCAGAACACAGAAGGTCAGCGCAGAGGGTGGCCCCAAATCGGGCCGCGTCAGCATTCAGATTCAGCCACCCACGAGCGCTGACGAGTGACACTTCCAACTGACATGACAGAGACGCCGGTGCGACGCACACTGGCTGCCAATGAGCTCTTCAAAGCCTACAAGAAGCGCCGCATCCTTGAAGGGGTGTCCCTGTCGGTCAACAGTGGCGACGTTGTCGGCCTGCTCGGCCCCAATGGTGCCGGCAAGACCACCTGCTTCTACATGGTTGTGGGACTGGTCAAACCGGACCAGGGAAGCATTATTCTGGATGGTGAGGACATCACCGAATTTCCGATGCACGCCAGAGCCCGCAAGGGTGTGGGTTATCTGCCACAGGAAGCTTCGGTTTTCCGCCAACTGACCGTCAGTCAGAACATCCTGGCAATACTTGAAACCCGCAAGGAGCTCAACCGGGAAGATCGGCAGGATCGCCTTGAAGCACTGCTCGAAGAACTGCAGATCTCACACATCAGGGACAGCCTGGGAATCAGCCTGTCTGGCGGCGAACGACGTCGCGTGGAAATAGCCCGGGCACTTTCAGCCGATCCCGGATTCATATTGCTGGACGAACCCTTTGCCGGTGTCGACCCCATCTCGATTCTCGACATTCAACGCATTATTACGCACCTCAAGGAGCGCAACATCGGCGTACTTATTACCGATCATAATGTCCGCGAAACTCTGGGTATCTGTGACCGCGCCTATATCCTGAGCCACGGCAAGCTGATTGCCGAAGGCAGTCCGGCGGATGTTCTCGCCAATGAAGAAGTACGTACCGTCTATCTGGGTGACAACTTCAAAATCTGATAACGCTGTTGAACCTGCTGGTGGTAATAACCAATGCAGCCCTCAAAAATCAGGCAACAGTTGCCTGATGTAACCGCCGATATCCAGCTGTAATTGTGATTGAATTTACTGTGAAAATAATTATTTCCAGTTTGTAACTAAAGTTTTTAACGCAATGGTCGAATGCGGCGGGATTATTGCGTCTATCCAAGGCTCGGTGGCAGTTTTATATCTGTCAAAGACCGCAATCAACCGGACACCCACGATGAAACAGTCACTGCAAATCAAGATGGGCCAGTCGTTGGCCATGACGCCACAACTGCAGCAGGCAATCAAGCTCCTGCAATTGTCGACACTTGAACTGCAGACTGAAATTCAGACCGCTCTCGACAGCAATCCCATGCTCGAGATGCAAGATGACGAAGGCGCTGAGCCCCGCGAGGCCGACCTGGCCAACGAATCACGCGAAACGCGCGAAGCCAATCGAGAAGCTGAAACGGCGGCGGCCGAGCAGAAGCAATCAGCCACAGAGGTTGAACTGGCAGGTGAAAGCTCACAGGGCCAGGACGACACCATCATGCCCGAAGACCTGCCCGTTGATAGTGTCTGGGATGATGTTTATGACTCAGCCTCCCCCTCCAGCACAGGCACCTCTGGCAGCGACGGTGAATCGCGCGACTTCACCGAATTCCACAATGCCGGAATTGCCAGCATTCAGGACCACCTCAACGAACAGATCCGCTTCGCCCCACTATCCGAAAGAGATCAGGAAATTGCCGAGACCATTATCGATGCTATCGATAATAACGGTTACCTGATAGACGATGTCGACATCCTGATTGACGGTTTGAACCGCGACATCATTGATGAAGACCTGATGTTCATCGCAGATGAGTTTGAAACCGTGTTGCATCTTGTGCAGCACCTGGACCCACCCGGTTGCGGTGCTCGTGATGCCAGTGAGTGCATGACCATCCAACTGATGCAACTGCCTGAATCCATTATCAGAACCAATGCTCTGGGCATTGTCAAAGACCATCTGGAGCTATTGGCAGCACACGATTTTGCACGCCTGCGCCGCCTGTTCAAGGTAAACGAGGAGCAACTGCAAGAGGCCATCGCCCTGATTCGCAGCCTCAACCCTCGCCCCGGCCGGCAGCTGGTCAATGATCACGATCAATATATCGTGCCTGATGTTTTCGTCAAGAAAGTCAAAGGCGTCTGGCGTGTTGAACTAAATCCTGACATTGCCCCCAAACTGGGTATCAACGCCCTCTATGCCGGTATGGTCAAACGTGCTGATAAAAGTGACGATAACAACTTCATGCGGAACCATCTGCAGGAAGCGCGCTGGTTCATCAAGAGCCTGCAAAGCCGCAACGAGACGCTGATTCGTGTGGCCACCGCTATCGTCGAGCGTCAGCGCAGCTTTCTGGAATACGGCGACGAGGCCATGAAACCGCTGGTCTTGCGCGATATTGCCGAACAACTGAGCCTGCACGAGTCCACCATCTCACGCGTTACCACCCACAAATACATTCATACACCACGCGGTATTTTTGAATTCAAGTATTTTTTCTCAAGTCACGTCTCCACCGCCAACGGCGGCGAATGCTCGGCAACCGCCATACGCGCCATGATCAAGAAGTTCATCGCCGCGGAGGACGCTACGAAACCGTTATCTGACAGTAAGATTGCCAGTACGTTAGTCGCAGAGGGAATACAGGTTGCGCGTCGCACCGTTGCCAAGTATCGTGAATCCATGGCAATTCCGCCATCAAATGAGCGTAAACGTTTGAACTGAAAGATTTTATGACTCTACAGCACCCTTTGCCAAAAAGCCTTTCAAACACCACTCCGAAGCAAGTCGACCCGGGGTTAAGTGGGGCATTGGGGTTGCCGACATCTGTCTATATGTTCGTATGGGGCCGGCAACGGTCCTGACATTCCGCGAGGTCCTTGCGGACTCTCGCATTCCAAAGTTGAACCCTTTGTTGAACACCAGGAGATGCCCATGAACTTAACCGTAACCGGTCACCACGTTGATGTCACCAGCTCGATGCGCAACTATGTGAATGACAAGATGGAACGCCTCCAGCGCCACTCTGACAACCTCTTCGGGGTCCACGTGATTCTTACCGTGGAGAAGAGCCGACAGAAAGCTGAGGCCACCATCAAGGTTTCTGGCACCCAGCTGTACGCAGATACCACCGAGCCGGATATGTACGCAGCTATTGATCTGTTGACGGACAAACTGGACAGACAGCTGATTCGGCACAAGGAAAAAATGAAGACTCACCGACGCACGGGTGACACCGCAATCCCTGAATAATCCATCCGACGCTTTTAATCCGATCTGCGAGAGCGCACAATAGCGCTTTCGCAATCACTCAAAGCTCCTGTAACAGTGCAAACTGCAGGATCTCTGAGACAAAAAGTGTGGCCAAACTTTTACACCATGGATTTATCCGATCTGCTCGAACCCGAGCGTATACGTTGTCAGTGCGAGATCCAGAGCAAAAAGCGCACTTTGCAGACACTGGCAGAGCTGTTGGGCGAATCACTCAGAGCAAAGAGCGCGAGTGATGCCGAAGCCCTAGCCGACAACGACACCAACGAAAGCAAATCTGGCACCCGCAAGGTCAGGTTGTCACGCAAACAAAGCAGCAAAAACGAGGGTGAACCAGAAACCCTCAGTGACATGCAGATACTCGACGCACTGATCAGCCGCGAACGGCTTGGCAGTACCGGTCTGGGCCACGGCGTTGCCCTCCCCCACAGCCGACTCAGCAATATTCAGGAACCTATAGCCGCGCTTGTGACCCTCAACCAGGGCGTTGACTATGAGTCCGCTGATGGTCAGCCTGTCGATCTGGTACTGGGCCTGCTGGTCCCTGAACACTGCAACGATGAACACTTGAAGATTCTGGCTCAACTGGCGCGCCGCTTCAGCGATGAGGCACTACGCACCTCTCTGCGCGGGTTTGTCGAGCCAAATAACCTCTACGCACACCTGGCCTCTCTGCCACCTACAACAGACTGATGTCATCACGACAACTGACCGTTGGTGAAGCGGTACAGGCACTTGGCAAGGATCTGGATCTGAGCTGGGCGGCCGGTCACGATGCAAGCTCGCGCATGCTGACACGCGACCTGGCCCCCGGAGAACGTCCGCGACTGCTCGGGCCGCTGAATTTCAACAGTCCCAACCGAATCCAGCTTCTGGGCGCGGCTGAAGTGCGGCTGTTCAACGAAACCTCGGTGCTGGATACCTCACGCTTCGAGTATTCCTTGCCCAATACCTGCGACATGATCGTGATTTCCGATTCTCTGCCTGCGCCGCCGAGCATCATTGAGCTGGCTGAGCGCGAACGCATCGCCTTGATACGCTCGACAGCGGATTACAGTCAATTACACAGCCGCATGCGGTTTTTGCTGACGCAACTGCTGGCTGAGCGCGAAATCATTCATGGCGTGATGATGGACGTTCATGGCACCGGGGTCCTTATCACCGGAAATGCCAGCGTCGGCAAAAGTGAACTGGCTCTGGAGCTCATCAGCCGTGGCCATATACTGGTCGCCGACGATGCCCCTGAATTCACCCGTATAGCACCCGGCACTCTGGAATGCCAATGTCCGCCACTGCTGCAGGATTTTCTGGAAGTGCGCGGTCTTGGCGTCCTCAACATTGCCCTGATGTACGGTGATGCACACACTCGGGCCCGGAAGATCCTGCGATGCATCGTGCATCTGCAACCGGTCAGTGGCGAGGATTTCAACAAGGATCTGGCGGCCATCGCCGGAGATCGCATTGGAGAACCGACCGGAACTCGTCTGGTACTGGGCGTCAAGGTCCCCAAACGCACTATTCCAGTGGCACCGGGACGTAACATGGCGGTCCTGGTCGAAGCTGCGATCCGAGATCAGATTCTGCGTGCAGGCGGTTATAGTGCATCCAGAGACTTGGTCAGCAAGCAGGAGCGGGCACTCGCCCTGGCCTCCCGGCAATACAGACTGCGCCCCAGCGCACCACTTCCCCCAAAATCAGGTACCGACGTTACCTCTGACAAGGAGACACCTCAATGACGCGTCTGACGATAGTCACAGGCCTGTCGGGCTCAGGAAAAAGCGTCGCACTCCATACTCTGGAGGATGAAGGTTTTTTCTGTATCGACAATCTACCGTCCTTTTTACTGACCGAATTCATCGACAAGCTGCTGGCCAGTGGCTCTGAGCTTTACTCCAAACTGGCTATTGGCGTCGACATGCGCAGTGAGCGCGCATCAGCCGACAACCTGCTGAAGCTGCTCAAGGAGCTGCGTGCCAGGCAAGATGCCGAAGTTGAAGTCCTGTTTCTGGATACCGATCGCACTCGTCTGGTCACCCGTTTTTCTGAAACTCGCCGCAAGCACCCACTGAGCAGTCAGGATTTACCACTGATCAGCGCGATTGACGAAGAGGCACGCCTGCTGGAACCGGTCAAGGACGATGCTGAGCTCGTCATCGACACCTCAGCTCTGAATTTGCATGAGCTGCGCAATCTCATCCGCACCTATATATTGGGCAAGACCCAAGTCGGCCTGGCCCTGACTTTCCAATCCTTCGGGTTCAAACATGGCACGCCAGCCAGCACCGACTTCATGTTTGATGTGCGTTGCCTGCCCAATCCTCACTGGGAACCGGACTTGCGCCGTTTCACTGGCCGTGAGAAACCCATCATCAAGTTTCTTCAGGAACAACCAGATGTAGAGGATATGTTCACTGAAATTCGCAACTATCTGCAACGCTGGTTGCCACTGTTTGAAGCAGAAAACCGTGCCTATCTGACCGTTTCGGTCGGATGTACCGGTGGTCGCCACCGCTCGGTCTATCTGGTTGATCGACTGGCCGATCATTTTGCACAGGAACGCAACAACGTCTCCAGACGGCACCGGGAATTATGATTCAGCAAGAACTCGAGATCGTCAACAAACTGGGCCTGCATGCGCGAGCGGCAGCCAAGCTGGTCAAACTATCATCATCTTTCTCTGCCAGCATAGACATCGAAAAAGAAGGCCAGCGCGTCAATAGCAAAAGCATCATGGGCGTCATGATGCTGGCCGCCAGTTTTGGCTCTAATGTAACCGTCTCCGCCGACGGCGACGATGAACAGGAGGCATTGGCGGCTGTCGTCGATTTGATCAATCGTCGCTTTGACGAAGAGGAGTAGCCCATGAGTCTGATGTTCAACGGCATTGGCGTCTCCCGTGGCACTGCCATCGGACAAGCTTATCTGCTGCGTCGAAATCAGATTGATGTAGCGTCCCGCACCCTGCAGAAAGATACCATTCCGGCGGAAGTGCGACGATTCAAACGCGCCGTCAAGATGGCACGCGCACAGTTGCTGACAGCTCGCGACAATATTCCCAAGGATGCTCCCAGCGACGTCAGCTCGTTTCTGGAGACACATATACTCATGCTGGACGACGCGGTGTTGTCGCAGCGCCCCGTCGAGATCATCAAGACGGAAATGATCAACGCCGAAGCGGCATTGCAGCAACAACGCGAAGAGCTCATCAAAGTGTTTGGCTCAATGGATGACAGCTACCTGGCGACTCGTATCGATGATGTCAACCATGTCATCGACTCTGTTCTGCGTGCCCTGGATGGCGGCACCGAACACGTTCTGGGCTCCGAGCAGTGGAAAGGCCAGATCATCGTCGCTGATGACCTGACGCCTGCCGACACTGTGACGATGCAGCATCATGGCGTTGCCGGCTTTGTCACTGAAACCGGAGGGCAACTGTCTCATACCGCCATTCTTGCCCGTAGTCTTGGCATTCCGGCGATTGTTGGCGTACCCAACATCCGCCGCTATATCAAGACCGGCGAGGTAATAACTCTGGATGGGCGCCTGGGCATGGTACTGGCCGAGCCTACCGAGGAGATGTTGACAGACTTTCGCCGTCAGCAGAAAGACAATCGTCTGCGGTTGCGCGAGCTGGCAAAATTGCTCGATACCGAGGCGATTACTACGGATGGCGTCAAGATCAGGCTCTCCGCCAATATCGAAATAGAAGAAGATCTGAAGGCTCTGAAACGCGTCAATGCTGACGGCGTCGGTCTGTACAGAACCGAGTTTCTGTACATGAATCGGGAAACCGTACCGAGTGAGCAGGATCATTTCAAGGTTTACACCAAGGTTGTTCGAGCGCTGAAAGGTGCCCCGCTGACCATCCGCACGGCTGATCTGGGTGCTGACAAACAGGCGACCGGTCAACTGGCCAGTCGCACCCGGCCACAGGCGCACAACCCCGCCATGGGTCTGCGAGGAATCCGTCTTTGCCTCAGCGACACCTCGCTGTTCATTCCGCAATTGCGCGCCATTCTCCGAGCATCGGCACGCGGTCCCATCAAGATGCTGCTACCGATGTTGACGACGGTGGCTGAAATCAAGCAATGCCTGAAGCTGGTCGAGCAGGTCAAACAGTCGCTGCGTGAAGAAAACATCGAATTTGACGAAAAGATGCCTATTGGCGGCATGATAGAAGTCCCGGCAGCGGCTATAGAGGCCGAACGATTTGCCAAGCACCTGGACTTTCTGTCCATTGGCACCAACGATCTGATTCAGTACACGCTCGCCATCGATCGTATCGATGATCAGGTCGATTATCTCTATGACCCTCTGCATCCGGCCGTACTGACGCTGATAAAAATGACCATTGATGCGGGGCTGAAAAGCGGCATTCCCGTGGCCATGTGTGGCGAGATGGCTGGAGATGCCAGATTCGTGCGTTTACTGCTGGGCCTGGGCCTGACCGAATTCAGCATGCCGCCCAATCTGATTCTGGAAACCAAGCGTAACCTCATCACCTGCCGTCGTGCCACACTGAAGAAACAGGTCTCAACTATGCTTGCGGCACATACCTGTGAAGAACGTCAGGTCCTGCTGGACAAAATCAACGCCTCGGCACCCGAAAACTGATCGGCGACCCTCTCTCGCTTTCGCTTACCTAATGCCCTTTATGGGCAAGACTGACGCCTGATGGAACCTGAAGTCGAACAGAAACAATCCAGAACACTGGCAGAGAGCATCAGCGAGGGCTCAGTGTCAGCCGCCCGCAAGATCATGCTGGCCATGCATCCAGCAGAGATAGCTGATGCGCTGGAATCATTGCCCCCCGTACAACGCCGTGTACTCTGGAATATCAGCGATCCGGAAATCGATGGCGAAATCCTCATGGAAGTGGGCGATGAGGTTCGAGAGAGCCTGGTTCGCGACATGGACCTGGAGGAACTGGTCGCAGCCACCGAGCAGCTGGACCTGGATGATCTGGCCGATTTCGTCCAGTCCCTGCCCGAGCAACTCACCGCCGAAGTGCTCGCCGGTATGGGCCGACAGGATCGCGAACGCCTCGAACAAGTACTGGCGTTTCCGGAGGACAGTGCCGGCGGCCTGATGAACATGGATGTCATCACTGTGCGTGGCGATGTGACGCTGGACGTCGTACTCAGATACCTGCGCCGTCGTGGCGAGATGCCCAAACAGACTGACCGGCTCTGGGTCGTCGACCGCTACGGCCGCTATCTGGGTGAATTGTCACTGCGCCTGTTATTGACTCACAGCACCGATACACTGGTCAGCGATATTTCCCTGCGCAGAATCGAACCCCTACTTGCCCACACCACCCAGCGAGAAGTTGCACGAACGTTCGAAGATTTTGACCTGGTGTCTGCACCCGTTGTCGATGACAACAATCGCCTGATTGGTCGTATCACCATCGATGATGTGGTCGACGTCATCCGGGAAGAGGCGGAACAGTCGGTCATGAGCATGGCCGGTCTGAACAAGGAGGACGATATATTCGCGCCTATCTTCAAAAGCAGTCGCAAACGCGCCCTGTGGCTTGGTGTAAACCTTCTGACGGCCCTGCTGGCCTCGTGGGTCATTGCCCAGTTCGAAGGCACACTGGAGCGAGTTGTCACACTCGCCGTGCTGATGAGCGTGGTTCCCAGCATGGGAGGCATCGCTGGCAGTCAGACGCTGACACTGGTCATACGTGGCCAGGCACTCAACCAGATAAACAAGAACAACCTGCGTGATCTACTGACACGTGAGGTCGCCATCGGCCTGCTCAACGGCGTGCTGTGGGCCGTGATCATGGCAGCACTGGTGTGGCTCTGGTTTGGCGACAAGCAGATTGGCATGATTATCGGTGCAGCCCTGATCGTGAATCTGGTCACAGCGGCCTACGCCGGAGCCATGCTACCCATGATCATGAAGCGGCTCGGAATTGATCCGGCACTGGCTGGCGGTGTTGCCCTGACAACGATAACGGACGTTGTCGGACTGGTGGCATTCCTGGGGCTGGCTACCTTGATTCTCTAGCCAGCCACGCAGTTTTATTAATGGTTGCGTACAACCTTCAACCCACTCAGACCACTACCACTGGCTATTTTCGCAAGCTTTTGTGTCTGTACATTGACGTACTCACTGGAGTCTTGCACCTGACGCAACAGATCGTAGGAATCGATCTTGAAACCCTGAAACATGAAGCTGGTTTCTTCCCAGGGACGATCCAGTTGATTGACATACATACCCAGCTCTAGCTGGTTGTGATGAATCCAGCGAGATTCGGTTACAACGCGAGTAGATACCGTGTCTGCATGGCGTAAAACACTTTGTCGATTCAGTTTCATCTTGCTGCTCCCGTGTCAGGCTAAGGCCTGATCTCGTGGTGGGGAAACCGGTGCTCACCGGCGCTGATTGGAAAGATAATCCGATCAGACTTGCTACGCCACTGCATTGACAGCATTCCGTGCAGCATCTCTCGTTCCATCATTCACTCTTGAACAAGATGTGACGCATCCATCGTTCCACTGAGGAGATGCGTTATTTGATTGACTCGGGAAGATGACAATACAGACTGATGACTACCGTGACCTAACCTCTCCAGGCGATCAATTGACCGACAAGTGTTAGCTGCCAATTACTTGACGAAACAACGGTCAAACAATAAATATATGCACTATATTTACTTATTTCACAAAAGTGACTGACGTTTGAAAAGTTGTCCACAGCTTGTACACCGAGTTTTCCCCAGAACTCGCTCGCAAACCACAAGATATAGTATCAAAACACTTATCCAGCCCAATATATAGTGGTTTTTGACGTTGACCGGGCACGATACCAGCGATACACTTCGCGACCGCTCTGGGTTGTCTGCGATTCATATTGCGGTAGCAATTCACGATGCATTTTCTACACTATATGTTGCGCATGGAAGCGCATCAGCACACACTATGTTGTGTTCACAAGGAATTTGAGTGCCAACTGAATTTACTTGCATGGCCTACCGATAGGGGGTCTGCAGACACTAGGAGACTCCCTACGAACATGAGCAATGTTGACGTTCTGTCGATCAAAGACACCCCTGCCAAGACAGCTTTGGCCAGATTGCCTCTGCAGGAAACCTCACTGGACATCTGGGACAAGAAATACCGTCTCAAGACCAAGGAAGGCGAGAATGTCGATCAGACCATCAATGACACCTTCGTGCGTGTTGCTCGCGCTCTGGCCGATGTAGAAACCAACGAAGAAGATCGCGAACTCTGGTACGAGGAGTTCATCTGGGCCTTGGAACAGGGCGCCATTCCTGCTGGTCGCATCACCTCCAATGCAGGTGCTCTGGCTCATAAGCCAGCCACCTCCACCATCAACTGCACCGTCAGTGGCACGATTGTCGACTCAATGGACGACATTCTGGGCAAGGTGCACGAGGCAGGCCTGACACTCAAGGCTGGCTGTGGCATCGGCTACGATTTCTCGACTCTGCGCCCACGTGGTGCCTATGTCTCAGGTGCCGGCGCGTATACATCCGGCCCGCTGTCGTTCATGGATATATTCGACAAGATGTGTTTCACGGTCTCCTCCGCGGGTGGTCGACGTGGCGCACAGATGGGCACCTTCGATGTTCGTCACCCGGACGTGCTCGAATTCATCAAAGCCAAGCGTGAAGACGGCCGTCTGCGTCAGTTCAACCTGTCCCTGTTGATTACAGAAGATTTCATCCAGGCGGTGAAGGCTGACGAGCAGTGGCAACTGGCTTTCCCGATTCGCCAGAAAGAGCTTGATGATGGTGATATCCAGCTCGACGACCCGGATCAGATCGTCTGGCGCGACTGGCCATCCCATGTGAATGTAGTGGCTAATGAGGAAGGTCTTGTGGCCTGCCGCATCTACAAGCAGATGCCAGCCCGACGCCTGTGGGATCTGATCATGGCGTCTACCTACGATTTCGCAGAGCCCGGCTTCATCCTGATCGACAAGGTCAACGAGATGAACAACAACTGGTTTGACGAATCCATCCGTGCTACAAATCCATGTGTTACCGCTTCAACCTGGGTTCAGACCAGCAATGGCGCACGCCAGGTCAGCGAACTGATCGGCCAGCCATTCACGGCAATAGTCGATGGTCAGGCGCATGCGAGCGGCGAGGAAGGCTTTTTCAAGACGGCTCACAAAGACATTGTGACGTTGGCAACCTCTGAAGGACATAGCCTGAATCTGACAGCCGATCATCGCCTCAGACGGGTCAGCTCGTTCACACGCGACACAACAAAAACCGAGTGGTGTGCAGCTGGGGATCTGATTCCCGGTGACCGTGTATTACTCAATGACCACCGCTCTAATGCACAGTGGGATGGCGCCTTGAGTGAGTCGGAAGGTTATCTTCTGGGACTACTGATTGGTGATGGCACACTCAAGAGCGACAAGGCGGTGCTCTCGGTGTGGGAACAACAGGCTCAGGTGAACGGCCCGGCGGCAGGACTTACCGCTGGTGTATGTGCAGTCATGGAACAGGCTGAAGCCGCGGCTCGCACTCTGCCGCATCGAGCCGATTTTGCCGGTTGGCAGAAGATCGCTGGCCGTGGTGAATATCGACTGGCTACGAGCGCATTGAAAACTCTGGCTCATGCGACGGGCATGCAGGTGGGCGACAAGGCTGTCAGTTCGTCAATGGAGAAATCCTCTTCCGCTGCCTATGTCGGATTCCTGCGCGGCTTTTTCGACGCCGATGGTTCGGTACAGGGCACTCAGGCGAAAGGCGTCAGTGTGCGACTGGCCCAATCAGATTTGCCACGCCTTGAAGCGGTCCAACGCATGCTACTCAGGCTGGGCATTGCTTCATCCATCTATCAGAATCGACGCACTGCCGGCAGCGCGTTACTACCTGACGGACGCGGTGGCAGCCAGCACTACACAACCAAAGCGCAACACGAACTGGTGATATCCGGTGAAAACCTGGCTCGATTCAGCTCGACCATCGGTTTCGCAGACACGGATAAACAGTCCTCGCTGGAGTCACTGCTCAGCAACTACAGTCGTTCACTCAACCGCGA is a window encoding:
- the lptC gene encoding LPS export ABC transporter periplasmic protein LptC; the encoded protein is MFSTLLSRYWLLIPILILVVVVVDLIEEAPEIFNVEETINMRETRSDYYMADFRSRKYDKQGQIEYTIRGETLAHYPDNDRSEITAPRVELNREGAQWQIQSDSGTFDTSPDLFTLHGDVIVKRSAADYDPITIRTSTLTVATESNEVSTDAVIEISAPAWRLQATGLKSAIDQGKLSLLSEVTGRYEVPGP
- the lptA gene encoding lipopolysaccharide transport periplasmic protein LptA; the protein is MSRLLLSTLLCIYAALLNPALARENDLAQPIEVQADKSEFDEVAGTQTLTGNVEITQGSMRITADHIAILLKNNALSTITGNGSPIRFEQENEAGELMSGQAERISYDALAGVLTLEGSATLSQPKQELVSERITFNARTQKVSAEGGPKSGRVSIQIQPPTSADE
- the lptB gene encoding LPS export ABC transporter ATP-binding protein, translating into MTETPVRRTLAANELFKAYKKRRILEGVSLSVNSGDVVGLLGPNGAGKTTCFYMVVGLVKPDQGSIILDGEDITEFPMHARARKGVGYLPQEASVFRQLTVSQNILAILETRKELNREDRQDRLEALLEELQISHIRDSLGISLSGGERRRVEIARALSADPGFILLDEPFAGVDPISILDIQRIITHLKERNIGVLITDHNVRETLGICDRAYILSHGKLIAEGSPADVLANEEVRTVYLGDNFKI
- a CDS encoding RNA polymerase factor sigma-54 → MKQSLQIKMGQSLAMTPQLQQAIKLLQLSTLELQTEIQTALDSNPMLEMQDDEGAEPREADLANESRETREANREAETAAAEQKQSATEVELAGESSQGQDDTIMPEDLPVDSVWDDVYDSASPSSTGTSGSDGESRDFTEFHNAGIASIQDHLNEQIRFAPLSERDQEIAETIIDAIDNNGYLIDDVDILIDGLNRDIIDEDLMFIADEFETVLHLVQHLDPPGCGARDASECMTIQLMQLPESIIRTNALGIVKDHLELLAAHDFARLRRLFKVNEEQLQEAIALIRSLNPRPGRQLVNDHDQYIVPDVFVKKVKGVWRVELNPDIAPKLGINALYAGMVKRADKSDDNNFMRNHLQEARWFIKSLQSRNETLIRVATAIVERQRSFLEYGDEAMKPLVLRDIAEQLSLHESTISRVTTHKYIHTPRGIFEFKYFFSSHVSTANGGECSATAIRAMIKKFIAAEDATKPLSDSKIASTLVAEGIQVARRTVAKYRESMAIPPSNERKRLN
- the hpf gene encoding ribosome hibernation-promoting factor, HPF/YfiA family; the encoded protein is MNLTVTGHHVDVTSSMRNYVNDKMERLQRHSDNLFGVHVILTVEKSRQKAEATIKVSGTQLYADTTEPDMYAAIDLLTDKLDRQLIRHKEKMKTHRRTGDTAIPE
- a CDS encoding PTS sugar transporter subunit IIA, encoding MDLSDLLEPERIRCQCEIQSKKRTLQTLAELLGESLRAKSASDAEALADNDTNESKSGTRKVRLSRKQSSKNEGEPETLSDMQILDALISRERLGSTGLGHGVALPHSRLSNIQEPIAALVTLNQGVDYESADGQPVDLVLGLLVPEHCNDEHLKILAQLARRFSDEALRTSLRGFVEPNNLYAHLASLPPTTD
- the hprK gene encoding HPr(Ser) kinase/phosphatase is translated as MSSRQLTVGEAVQALGKDLDLSWAAGHDASSRMLTRDLAPGERPRLLGPLNFNSPNRIQLLGAAEVRLFNETSVLDTSRFEYSLPNTCDMIVISDSLPAPPSIIELAERERIALIRSTADYSQLHSRMRFLLTQLLAEREIIHGVMMDVHGTGVLITGNASVGKSELALELISRGHILVADDAPEFTRIAPGTLECQCPPLLQDFLEVRGLGVLNIALMYGDAHTRARKILRCIVHLQPVSGEDFNKDLAAIAGDRIGEPTGTRLVLGVKVPKRTIPVAPGRNMAVLVEAAIRDQILRAGGYSASRDLVSKQERALALASRQYRLRPSAPLPPKSGTDVTSDKETPQ
- the rapZ gene encoding RNase adapter RapZ; protein product: MTRLTIVTGLSGSGKSVALHTLEDEGFFCIDNLPSFLLTEFIDKLLASGSELYSKLAIGVDMRSERASADNLLKLLKELRARQDAEVEVLFLDTDRTRLVTRFSETRRKHPLSSQDLPLISAIDEEARLLEPVKDDAELVIDTSALNLHELRNLIRTYILGKTQVGLALTFQSFGFKHGTPASTDFMFDVRCLPNPHWEPDLRRFTGREKPIIKFLQEQPDVEDMFTEIRNYLQRWLPLFEAENRAYLTVSVGCTGGRHRSVYLVDRLADHFAQERNNVSRRHREL
- a CDS encoding HPr family phosphocarrier protein, with product MIQQELEIVNKLGLHARAAAKLVKLSSSFSASIDIEKEGQRVNSKSIMGVMMLAASFGSNVTVSADGDDEQEALAAVVDLINRRFDEEE